Within Anopheles nili chromosome 3, idAnoNiliSN_F5_01, whole genome shotgun sequence, the genomic segment ggcacacacacacgcgcgctatGCTACTAACGCTACCTAAACGTCACCATCAATGATAGCGTACTCCGACTATTTTTCCGGTATTATAGTAATTTTGTtatcttctgctgctgcagcggcgCCGACACTTCAACGCCACGGAGTATTTATTGGCTTCGATTTGTCAACACGTACACGTTTTTGCTACCATTATAATACTCTTGTCTTACGGTATGCTTTTtacgggttttcttttgtcgcAGTGTGGCCAATGTATGAGTGTGCCGCCGAgtgggtggggttttgagAAAGAagttttgtgttctttttcgtACTCTTCTCTGCTGCTTGCTCTTCTTGGTGCTTCCTCTATTTACCTTTCGCGAAACCTACACCCTGCGAACACCCTCCACACGCGACATGTTTAAATTCAACGATTTATTCATTCCTGAAGACGCTTGTAATTAATTCGTAGTTTAATTcacttttgtttgcttacgaACGATTTAATTTCTCCTGCCCGGTCTCGCTGCCGCGGTATGTTGCTACCACAATTTCTGTTTCTACTATTTTGCGCCTTCGCGGCCACCTTGTTAGCTAATATTCGTTCCCTTAATGTTTCAGCAgtaatttttattgttttctggCATGTTAAacgtttgtttccttttttttcgtcagttTCTGATAACTCACCCGGTCCCACGGTTCCCGGTCGCCCTAGATCCCTCGCAACAACCCCAGccaaatgtccttttttgggacCTGGTTCTGATCGGCGGCTCGGTCATTCGCCTTCCAGTTTCTAGTTCTGCTGGCtggctgtttcttttttttggggttttgtattggtttctttttttgtgtgttttatttttagactcgtttttcttcttgctctttTAATTATTCTCTACATCTCACATTTATATTAACAACTattgattataattttttttcagagaATTTGTTGCCtgtttattctttcttttttttgtttcatatttttgcGGCCACGTTTCGGTGGCGCTCATGCCCCGCACTGTTGACCCTTTGTCTTGCTCTACCGTTTCTTTCGGATAAACGTTAAAAGTATCTCTTCGAACATTAACagttttgggttttcgtttgcttcgccTCCGTTCTGCGCCTGGTGCTTGGCTCGCCCTTTCTGCCGCACGTGTGATGCTGGGCTTATTATGGGTTCCGTGTTTCTTATTCAGACGTCTCCTTCCACTCTTCGTGGCACCCCGAGGCACATCCGTCGTCCTCCAGAGGATGGAGCTGGGAAAGCTGGTAAAAGCTTTATACAAACAGAGAGCAGGAGATGGAAggagaaagcgagcgagatggaagAGACCCAGAGCAGGGAAATAGCgtagagagtgagagagagtgagagagagagagaacgaaattTTAGCAGAACGTATGGGGCATGCTTTCTTCCTGCCAGTCCAGAATTAAGGATGACCATGCACAGGGATTTCTGATTTCATCAGCTCAAAGCGATGTCCTTATAAGCATagttcaattttaaaatgtctAAATTCTACGCACGGTTCTTCCAATGCAGCAATGAGTGTAGCTTGTCCGGTAGCTCCTGCAGTGGTGTTTTCTGTAGACTGCTTCTCTAATTCCCGCTAGTGCATTTGGTGCGTACTAGTTTACCGGTTTAcgtcgttgtttttctttattgagTTTGGAAACAGTTTCCCAGCCCATCACTGGTCTGTTGCTGAGCCTTGGAATTTCCTTTTGGTATCTCCCTCTGCCACGCCTGTTTCCCAGTCTCTCTCACGCTTTCTAGCTCCCCCTGCCTTTGTCTGTGTCCCTTTCGGCTTCTCTCGACACGCTCAGTTCTCCACCGCCGGCAAACACACCCGACAGTCGTTTGCTTTTATACTCATTAACTAACAACAATTGTTGTAAAAATTGACGGACTAATTATAATAGTGGTGACTTAGTATATCTATAAAGAGTTTCCCGCGCTACGCACAGTTTGGCAATTTTACCGCAGTtggttatgtgtgtgtgtgtgtttctgtttttttccctttactCGCCTTCGGTGCCGCAAACTCGGGGGCACGGGGTTTCATTCGCTACGTTTTGGGCACTTATTGCCCTTCGACAGGTTCAACCGATAGtatgtgtttttctctttttctctctcaatttCATCTCCTAGAGGTCATCACCAACCAGACGTGGTGAGTTGGTGTATGCGTGGGTTGGTAATGTGTTTTCcatcgtgcttttttttttctcctttatACATTGTTCGTCGTGgcgttttgcttgcttttttgttaATGTTTTTAACTACCCTGCCAGCATCGGCCAccaatgctttttttttctcctgcacTCCACCTGTTGCTGGTGTTATTCTTTCGCACGCACGACAATGCTGCTCCTGCGGCTCCCTAAAACGCGGTTTTTAagtttcattttgtgttttttttcaacgaCTCATTGCTAGTAGAGGTTAAAGAGATAATATATTGTAATGAAGGTATGTGTAGTTTTtcatcttcctcctcctctttttttgttatgaatATGTGTTGGAGGGGTGTGTGTATGATGCGCTATGTAGCATTGAGTGAGGTTCCGCTAGTGgaagattgaataaaaactAGATTACATCTCATATTCCTGCGGTAGGTCGTCTTACGTAGTAGTAGCGTTTGTTACATGTGTTCTGGCGAGCTTCCCGTGTTCACTATCGCTTCCTGCCCTACAGGCGTTCCTTCTTTCCATTCGGaactttttcttatttttctgGCTACTTTCTAACACCCGCGCGCGACCCAGCTCTTCCCGCTCACCGGGCCAACGGGAACAGCCAGTGTGCGAAAAAACAGCTCAACGCAAAACGCTAGACggtgcaccaaaaaaaaaaacccaacaactTCTCGCGTCAGACAGCGAACAAAACTAACACCTCTGTTTCCCCAAAAACATTTCGTTCGTGTAGTGCCACTATTCTTCTGGTTTCTTattacaaaaaacaaaacccaaaccctCAACCCCCGCCGGAGGTGATTACAATTACTTAGCCCGAACGACTGTTAGGTGGCGCACTTCGAGCGTTTCCAAACGCCCAGCGGGCGCCTACAATTCGCGGGATTTCCATTATTTCCTCTGTGTacgagtgtgggtgtgtgtgttattgttAATTTCCACGACGATTtacgtgcgcgcgtgtgtatggaTGTGTgtaaaggtgtgtgtgtgtgtgagaaagtgAGTGAAAAGGGTGATTTTCTTTATTACTTCCTAGTGTCGATATTCTGTAACCAAAACCCATGCCACGCACTCCTCGACCAAGTCCTGGTGGGCCAATAAATTGTGGGTTCATTATGTATGTGTGCCTATGCCTATGTTTAACATTcttatttcttcttctctaAACCTTATGCAATatgttaaatttaatatttcacCTAAATTGTCGATCAGTTGTCATGTTTgtgattttcttgttttgtttgtttgtttggttttgtttttactgctCTGTCGCTTCAATACTGTGGTTTTCGTTTCCGCTGTGTAGCATTATTGTATACGcgtatgttttcttttccaactcGCTTCCAAAACTACCTCCGAACCGGAACGGATCGCCTACGGGGGTCATCCCGGGCGTAGTCCGTTCGTCCTTGTTTCGTGCTTCAGCTTTTCATAGCTCGCTCGATTTCCTGCCCCGTTTTGTGAATTGCTTATTTGGTAAGCCTCGGTTTCGTCACGAATATCTGTCGGGGAGTAAATATTACGGCCTTTTTCAATGGCCTTCCGAGCGTCCCTGCCACCCTTTGCCGCTTTGTGGTTTTATTCGTTTAGTTTTCGCTATTGGATGCTTGTTTTGTTGGCGTCTTTTGCTACACTCGTTAGTTTATTAAATTGTTTGCATCGTTATTGCGCTACACTTTCGTGAATGATTTCGGGTGCTTTCTGAATggggacatttttttctccttttgttctacttttctcgtttgcttATCGCTGTTGGTTTGTTGAGTGTAtgtgcttttcgtttcttctttgcattttttgttcattgtGTTTCGtaagttttgttttacgttttgtttttggctttaCCAAGCCACTGGAACACATCTGCTCCGGTGATGTTTGAGTGTGtggggtgtgattttttctttagTTTAAATCGTTACTCGATTTCCACTACTGCTGCAATACGGCCCTGTTGCCTTGCAGCCTTCCTATTTGCTCTTTCTTCTCAAGATGCTTCGAGCTTAGATGCACGCTACCGTCAGCTGGTATCGTTTCAACGTGCTTTTCGGTTATGTTCAATTCTTACCCATCGCTCGAGCGCCCGCAAGCTTCACGCTGTACGTTGGTCGCACGTCGGGTTCTACCGGTATGATTCGCTACTTGACTGGTGTCTGAGACGGTTTCGACAGCTGTAGGCGTTGCTGGTACGCCCCGTTGGTGAGCGGGCTGTGCTAGAAGCCGCCCACACCGTGAGCTATAACACCACGAGCAGATGCACCAACTGCTTCGTCCAGGCGATGAGCTCGGTCCCAACAGTCAGCATGGCCACTGCGGCAACCCACGACTGCGCTCCACTCGTGTGCGTCCGATACACTGACCCAAGAGCACACAGTGCCCTCAGCAAAGACGAGAGGGCTCGCGTGGATGAGCAACCTGACGGCACCGCCATGGCCGTAGTAGATGCAAGGTCCTCGGCGgtccttcttctgctgctgctggtggtagtggtgcTTGTGGTGGAACTGGTAGGCCTGATGGTTGAGCTGCTGCCAGTTCCAGTGATGATAGTACTGGCGGTGCTGGGTGGGCTGGTCGTCGCGATGTAGGTGATGGCAGCCTGCGACATTCGACATTGCTCGGACAGGCTGGAACTACTTGTTGGGCTCGTGATGCTTGGGCAGCTGGCCGATATCGCAGGTGGCTCGCTGCTGAACGCTAACGCAGCACTGTCCGGGTGTTGTGTCTCGTTGTGCAGCGGATCACATCGCGTGCATAGCCCGTCGATCGGACTCGAGCCGCAGTAGTCGTAGCAGCACCTTGCTGGACCGTTGTTGGACTTACGCAGCTGTTCTCCCGTTTCTTCGATGTTCAAGTCTAcaagaggaaacaaaaaaggggacaATTACTTGTAGATGACAGACGTGATGAAACATTAAAGAACAACGAGatgcaaaaaatcaaaaataaatttaacgatGTCAAGTTCATTCCTTACCTCGACAAAGAAACGTCGGTTCGCCGGCGTACTGCGTTGGATAAGCTGGTGCCCGATCGCCTGGCAGCATGTACGGGCACTTTTGCTCTACGGTTTGGCATACGTTTAGACATGGTCGTATTCGTACTCGTTGCGTTTTTCGGCGTGAactaaaatgagaaaaaaatatgtatacgTGCACTGAAATACAGGACCGTTTGAAAGATATGTTGAACCTAATTGGGCAATATTACTGATTCCAAAAATTGCTCAAATACAGGCTATGAAGAATTGTTTTCTATTATTCGGTAAAATAAATCTTTAAACATCAAAGATGCGGATCGGGTTTTATTGGAAGAACCATCtagaataaattttattggATTGATCCGTCAATGATTCTTTATTGATCCTTCAATAATTAGAGCATTGTTGTTTTGGCGCAGTTTTTgtagtccttttttgttttttattcgaaaATTTGAACAGAAAGCAATATCAACTCGCAAGCTACCGAAAAGTATGACAAAATTTGGTTGAagaattgaatattttttatccttccaagtgttaattgaaaatgaatcaaTGTCCTTGCAGCGTAACGTCAACAAGCCAGTTAGAGCCTGTGCGCTCGAACGCTGAGCAATAACAACTTGCTCAAAGTTTTATCGACCTCAGGGAGGGGCGCTGCACGAAAGTGGGACGTGTTTGTTCATCCATCCGCTCACATGCCGTTCGAGAAGACAcgatcgagcgaaaaacacgTGCACGTGTGACCGGTGGCATCGAAACGAGGACATAAGGAGCTCCACACAGGCTTCCACAAGAGGTGGCCAACGTTTGTGTTGGTGGCCGAGCGGAAGAAGAATTTATATCGCAAAACAGAACCCAGCTCACCATGCAGCCAATTGCCAATTCGGTCGAGAGCCAGCGATGGAGACGGGAACTACTTTTATCCCATGTTACCTCTTCTGCCGTGATAGCCCTCTTTACGtgctttttattgcaaaacttGTCCGTTTGTGCCCCGTGTGGCACTTGCCAGTGGCCTCCCGTTGATGGCCAGCTCAAGACGAGGACCTGGTGACCATTCGTCGGTGTACAGCTGccggtgaataatttatacGGTACGTAAATTCGTTACGGCTTTGTCATCGAGCCCcgggatggaggcgcccggtcgTTTGTACGAACgtcaagcgaacgaaaaagctCTCCCAAATCAGGCACGGGCCTACCACGTGCCGTGCATTTTCCTGAGCCACCATCGAACGCAAAACGTGCGAGCAAACAGATGGAGGAAACTCCGGCATCGCAACTGCCGGAAGGGTTTCTGTTCGGAAGTCTTGTCGGCTCCCATCGAAGCGTGATAATTTGTCTCGCTTGAAGATTGCGGCCCAGCCCGGGACAGGAACGATTATAAATTTGTCTCGTTCTATTATTCACCGCCCCGGTCTGGCTCCATTTGCCCTGATGTGCATCCATTTAGCTAATCAATTAGCCTGTCTCTCGGCCCAACGATCCATCAGATTTGCTCGCTCCCCCCGAATCGGGTCGGTAAAGGCGGACGAAAAATGCTTATGCAAGCCGGCCACGAGCTCGGTTGAtgtggcttcctttttccatttcccagcacACTCTTGCCGGTGGTCTAGGCTCGGTTTACTTTGATTGACTGGTTTCGGATGAAGTGCGATGAAGATTTGCCGCAACCCGCTCCGGCGCCGGTTCGCGCTCACCGAGCTGGCAAAAGGTTCGTTCCTGCACATCCCAACCAAGCGAAAGAAACGAGTGAATGGAGATGAGCATCGGTAAAAAATCAGCACTGAAGGAAGCCGAAACACTTCAAAAACTTTGATGCCCACCTTTTCGTGGGCTTGCGGCTGCTCGGAAGGGAGGAAGGTGAAAATTCCCAAATGAAATGGTACAGAATTATTTATTCACGACGTTCCGCCTACAGGTTTTGTGTGGCGCTCACTTTTCGCTCGGTTCCTGCTGAACTGGGCTCTGACAAGTCATGCCTAACGAATGAACTTCTAACGATTACCCGAAGTGGCTTTTTCCGGCCAGGGGACTCCCGGGCTCATACGTGTGCAGTATGCGATGTGACTCCGCGATTCCGAAACTCTGAGGCAGTCCCTTGCCCGGGACGGACAGGCAATTAGGGTGAGCGCGGGTGGTTCTGGTCGGTGCGAAAAGTGGCCTCATGGGCGAGAATGTTGATGATAATTTGAGGTAACCATCATCCGTGCCATTTGTCGATTATTTAATGGACCATGGCCATCGCACCCGGCGTCTCCGGACGAGGTCCAGGGCAAGTGACGAACACCAAGCATCCTGGAATGACTCCGGAACCGCACGGGAGCCCACTTACTGGGCGGTCTTTATAATTTACGAGACCGTCGTATAATGCGTTACGGTTGGCTTGGACGCTTGTTAGGTTTTTCGTCgaattttcttcaccttctGCAGCCACACTAGCTCGGAAAAGTAGAGCTGCGAATCCTGGCAAACGCACCAACGGCCAGGTGCAAACGGGTTTACTTACCTTTTTACAGTgattgatatattttttactaGTTGCTGTTTGTTCGCATCGTTCATGTTCGGTTCAGTCTGCTTGTTCGCGGCGTCCCCAAAGATGGCGTTCGATTTCCCCTGGGTCGCACGGTCACTGTCTCGATTACCGGTTTTATTGTTAACACTTTTGATGTCGTCCCTCGACGCGAAGTACGGTATAAAAACACTGCAGCCCCACCTTCGATATGCCTCCTGTGGGATGGAAAGAtatgcgaaagagaaagagagagtgagaattGGTAGTGAGACAACGCATCGATGCGAATTCGTGCCCAAGCGCCCGGAGCAAGATGGATTTGTTTTATAGAGTACGTAATTCAATTAGCTGCAGGTGTTTAGCACACTGGGGACGTAGAGAACCACCTAGGTGTGGCTTGCTTACCGACCTCGAGCCCattcgagaatggcgtcaatCGTGCTGGGACATCATTCCTGCAAATCTCGCGTCCTTATCGCATCATCCCCAAGGAGCGCATGGAATGGGCAGGCCCAATCctgtcttttttctttctctgtcttGAACGCTCCAACAGGACGCATCTCTTCAACTGAACGCCTTAAGCTCTTTGGAGAACAACAGCCTGGAGGTGAAACCCACCAAAAGGGAGTTCGCGTGGGGCTCcatcttttccaccaccgcagCTGCCATCAGCAGCCTTTATTAGGATACGAGCCGAACGCCATTTGCAGAAACATCCGGACCGAAGCACTTAAAGAAAGCCGCACCGAGCGCCGGTCGGACCTCGAGACATAAGTTTCGGTCATTAAAGTTGTCGGAAAAGCTACTTCACGGAATACTGGCCGctcgaataaaaaagaaaaaaggcaggGGAAAAACCTCATAAAGCTAGCCCTGGCTGTAGGAGGGTTGAGAAGAGCTCCAGCCTCGCGGTGAAACTCAAAACAACCCTTGCACACACCACGCACCAGGAGATCCCGTTTGCTCCGGATGGACGCGCCTTTCTCCGTGCAGCGGAACGAAAAGCCGAAAAGTCAACGCAAAAGAAACGCAAGTAGGGAAAGTTTTCAACTCGCTCCCCGGTACGGGAGGGATGAGTTTAGGGTGAGGAAGTGCTTTCCCGCCCGGTTCAGTGCTGGCCAGCACGCAATCAACTCGTCTTGTAATACGCATAATGAAGTTGCGAAGGgatttccacttttttattattattatttattccctGTGCCAACGACTTCACGTGCTTTAATTGCGCTAGGCTAAAGCCGTGCTTGGAGCTCTATGGGGTGGCGTGGAAAGTGATAAAAACTTGCTGGAAATCATGTCTCAGTGCCCGAGTGGATTGAGCAGTGTGTCACGAGGTCGTGTTAGTTTCTATCGGTTTGCGATGGTTTCAACTTAAACAGCGACCCAGAGGATGCATAACTGGCGCTCGGAATGGAACTACTATGCACTTGGTTTGTTGCCGAGTGTTAGAAGGCTTTTGATAAAGAGCTACACGTCTGCACGATTGAGTTAGCtgcaatcgttttttttgtcgcgaACCTTAAGCCCCTTTCAAATCAAATACATTCATCGCCATATGGGTTTAATTGCTCCAATTAGGATTTGTATCCTATGCATACATATCACAAATTCAATAAGCGATGTAAATCTCATTTTTCGGCCATTTAAAGAGAAATggaacgaaagagaaagagagagagagagaatgaccTTTCAGCAATAAACTATTTGTGCGTGtaattgttcaaaaaaaagtttcaatcCCATTCTCGATAACCTGCTTTTCAATCACACCGCTTAAATTGagatcaatttcaatttcggGTGATTATCGGCCTGATTTAATGATGGTTTAATAGGCAGCGAAAACTACACCCTCCAGCACAAGCACTGGCCTGCAACAAACCGAGCAGCATTGATCCCTCGCAGGGCTTCGAATCCCAGAAATGAAGCGCAAGTTCATTCGAAAGCGCTACCAACGAGCGCACCCAAGTGAGCAACCAATCTCGAGCTCAGCTGCAACAGAGTTGAATACAAATGGGGGAGTGCTGGATGTAAGTTGAGCTTCCAACCATCCTCCGTTCTTCACGGAAGCCCGCGTGCAGCAGTAATACGTAAATAGCACATGCTGTATCTTATCTCGCCACCGCTCGGATCAATCTGCCGTATGCGGGTGAGCTTTTGCGTTGCTCCCAGGCGCTTCCCGGCAGATCCTGGCCGGGTTCCAACAACCGTACGCGGGCATATCGGCCCTGGCGTACGGGCTTCGGGTTGTTATGTAACACCGCCCTTTACCGAGATCCAACCCTGGGATTGTAGCTacgctttcgcttccatccCGCGATGCTGGAGCACTTCGGTTCGCTCCGTTGCTCATCGCAAATGCACCGAGTTCGAAACCGTCCGATGCACGGGATCCTTTCGGGAGTGCGATAAGCGAACCCCCGAAATTGCTGCCCGGTGAGGGTGAGGAGACGTCGCCAAGGAAGCCGATTGTCAGTGGCACAACTCGCAATGCCTGTTGTGAACAAATTCGAACCAACCAATACCCAGCAGAACCCCAGCAGGAACCCATGCTTCCATCGTCCCACGGCTTTTCTCGTCCATCTCCGCAGGAGTGAGtgaaggggagggggaggcGATTACACAAACGAACCAGCTtggcttctctctctctctctttctccatctctctcgatctctttTGCCGTTGAAAAGCGATGCTCTCAGGACGCAAAATTAACCTCACAAATACTCTGCATCTCCGCGAGTCCTTCCACGGTCCCAATGGCTTTACAAATCGCCCACCAGGCCAGTCTCCTCAAGCGTCCTCCCTGCGGGGGTGGACGAAGTACTGTCGCATTCcatcacaccaacacacacaca encodes:
- the LOC128723213 gene encoding uncharacterized protein LOC128723213 gives rise to the protein MRPGPGLVVMALAFISGARRGTGQQSSSASQSGKLGKVGEDNTGEGGALTRINPWLSACDLEQPNSAPDLQGQCSAGTLPVAWIDEGPGPPRCPPPCETFRTHATYNNKNSNKPYNIDNTKYNMENRLNDKQQCLDYLGDNEELSPAQICKKSSQSIETKLKTLRLRHCCERTVGSALHNAAHADVLRGGADCAGRLAELLETDALAARITCEFTEVLIRYDCGQPYSIIHHCEDCKEAYRRWGCSVFIPYFASRDDIKSVNNKTGNRDSDRATQGKSNAIFGDAANKQTEPNMNDANKQQLVKNISITVKSSRRKTQRVRIRPCLNVCQTVEQKCPYMLPGDRAPAYPTQYAGEPTFLCRDLNIEETGEQLRKSNNGPARCCYDYCGSSPIDGLCTRCDPLHNETQHPDSAALAFSSEPPAISASCPSITSPTSSSSLSEQCRMSQAAITYIATTSPPSTASTIITGTGSSSTIRPTSSTTSTTTTSSSRRRTAEDLASTTAMAVPSGCSSTRALSSLLRALCALGSVYRTHTSGAQSWVAAVAMLTVGTELIAWTKQLVHLLVVL